The Elusimicrobiales bacterium genome contains a region encoding:
- a CDS encoding Rrf2 family transcriptional regulator → MALLSRETDYAVRALAVLAGAGEGKHVSSSEISRVQRIPLSFLRRILGGLLRAGLIEAREGRNGGVRLARKPETISIASVMEIFQGPVSLSRCIFRRRLCRNGGTCVLRREIADIESYAARKLAGLTVADLLRIQRRKS, encoded by the coding sequence ATGGCGCTGCTAAGCAGGGAAACCGATTATGCCGTGCGCGCGCTGGCCGTGCTGGCCGGGGCGGGGGAGGGGAAGCATGTATCCTCGTCCGAAATTTCGCGCGTGCAGCGCATACCGCTGTCTTTCCTGCGGCGCATTCTGGGCGGGCTTTTGCGCGCGGGCCTTATAGAAGCGCGCGAGGGCAGAAACGGCGGCGTCCGGCTGGCCCGCAAGCCGGAAACCATATCCATAGCCTCGGTGATGGAGATTTTTCAGGGGCCGGTTTCGCTTTCGCGCTGCATATTCCGGCGCAGGCTTTGCCGCAACGGCGGAACCTGCGTCCTGAGGCGGGAAATAGCGGATATAGAATCCTACGCGGCGCGGAAGCTGGCGGGACTGACTGTCGCTGATTTGCTGAGGATACAAAGGAGAAAATCATGA
- the hcp gene encoding hydroxylamine reductase: MTMYCRQCEQTQGGKNCLNQGVCGKTAETAAMQDMLVYALKGLGFWGHQARKLGIADEQADRLVMEGLFTTVTNVNFAPETIAPLIGKAAAARERLRGKVMAARPFTGTIPAAAEIIPAQTVAELLKQSGQAALPADSANEDIRSLREILLYGLKGMAAYADHAAVLGKSSDEVNAFFHEGLAALTDNSLSAQDYVALIMRFGQVNLKCLELLDDANTGAYGHPAPVKVPLGHKKGPAILVSGHDLRDLYQLLEQTKDKGITVYTHGEMLPAHAYPKLKAFPHFYGHYGTAWQNQYKEFDAFPGAILMTTNCIQRPAKSYMDRIFTTGLVQWPGVEHIGAGEDGAKDFSPVIRKAVAAGGFSEDAAGKEITVGFGRNTLLGAAETVVKLVKAGKIRHFFLIGGCDGAKPGRNYYTEFAQKIPKDCLILTLACGKFRFNTLEFGELEGLPRLLDCGQCNDAYTAIVIASALAKAFNCSVNELPLSLVLSWYEQKAVCILLTLFSLGIKNIRLGPSLPAFVSPNVLNILVENFAIKPVSTPDNDLAEMLGAIKR; this comes from the coding sequence ATGACGATGTACTGCAGACAGTGCGAACAGACACAGGGCGGCAAAAACTGCCTTAATCAGGGCGTATGCGGCAAAACGGCGGAAACCGCCGCCATGCAGGACATGCTGGTTTACGCGCTTAAAGGGCTTGGCTTCTGGGGCCATCAGGCGCGCAAGCTGGGAATCGCGGACGAACAGGCCGACAGGCTGGTTATGGAAGGCCTGTTCACCACCGTTACAAACGTAAACTTCGCGCCGGAGACTATCGCGCCGCTTATCGGGAAAGCCGCCGCCGCGCGCGAGCGGCTGCGCGGCAAGGTCATGGCGGCAAGGCCTTTTACCGGCACAATTCCGGCGGCGGCGGAAATAATTCCGGCGCAAACCGTCGCAGAGCTGCTGAAGCAGTCCGGCCAGGCCGCGCTGCCCGCGGACAGCGCAAACGAGGACATACGCTCACTGCGCGAAATTCTGCTTTACGGCCTCAAGGGAATGGCCGCCTACGCCGACCATGCGGCTGTTCTGGGCAAAAGCAGCGATGAGGTCAACGCATTCTTCCATGAAGGGCTTGCCGCGCTGACGGACAATTCGCTCTCCGCGCAGGATTATGTGGCCCTTATCATGCGTTTCGGCCAGGTCAATCTCAAATGCCTGGAATTGCTGGACGACGCCAACACCGGCGCCTACGGCCATCCGGCTCCGGTCAAAGTGCCGCTGGGCCATAAAAAGGGACCGGCGATACTGGTGTCTGGGCATGACTTGCGCGACCTTTATCAGTTGCTGGAGCAGACCAAGGATAAAGGAATCACCGTCTACACGCATGGCGAAATGCTGCCGGCCCACGCCTATCCTAAGCTGAAGGCCTTCCCGCATTTCTACGGCCATTACGGCACGGCGTGGCAAAATCAGTACAAGGAGTTTGACGCCTTCCCCGGCGCGATACTGATGACAACCAACTGCATACAGCGTCCCGCCAAAAGCTACATGGACCGCATTTTCACGACGGGACTTGTGCAGTGGCCGGGGGTGGAGCATATCGGCGCGGGCGAAGACGGCGCAAAAGACTTCTCCCCGGTGATAAGAAAAGCGGTTGCCGCCGGAGGGTTCAGCGAGGACGCCGCCGGTAAAGAAATCACTGTCGGCTTCGGGCGCAACACCCTGCTGGGCGCGGCGGAGACGGTGGTCAAACTGGTCAAGGCCGGCAAAATCCGCCATTTCTTCCTGATAGGCGGCTGCGACGGCGCGAAACCGGGCCGCAATTATTACACCGAGTTCGCGCAGAAAATTCCCAAGGACTGCCTGATACTGACGCTGGCCTGCGGCAAATTCCGTTTCAACACGTTGGAATTCGGCGAGCTTGAGGGGCTGCCCCGGCTGCTGGACTGCGGACAGTGCAATGACGCATACACGGCGATAGTGATAGCCTCCGCGCTGGCGAAGGCGTTCAACTGTTCAGTAAACGAGCTGCCGCTGTCGCTGGTGCTTTCCTGGTACGAGCAGAAGGCGGTGTGCATACTGCTGACGCTATTCTCGCTGGGGATCAAAAACATCAGGCTGGGGCCGTCGCTGCCGGCCTTCGTATCCCCGAATGTGCTGAATATACTGGTGGAGAATTTCGCAATAAAACCCGTCTCCACGCCGGATAACGACCTGGCGGAAATGCTGGGCGCGATAAAGCGGTAA
- a CDS encoding oligosaccharide flippase family protein, with product MRIRDLGKESAIYGLSTVLARLLNFFLLPVYTRAFAPEQHGVVAAVYSYVAFLGVIFQFGMDQAYMRLSVNRENDEKTVFSTAFWPVIAASAALAALLCVLRGPAAVIGGIGGRYSELVAYAAIVLAMDAAMCVPFAKLRMEHRALRYASIRAANIAVNLAATVILLLKLKTGPEGALMASVAASAASLVLLTPVITQSLRWRFSKEVFREMLAFSWPLVPAGLAAMAVQVIDRPILLFLTNQSTVGIYQAGYRLGIFMMLVVSMFDQAWRPFFLEHAGKPGAPEVFARVFNYFAAFGAFVVLALSFFIGDIVRLDIGGWHLIDPRYWGGLPVVPVVLAGYLFYGFYVNFLAGPVIAKKTKIIAWTTAVGALSNIAANLLLIPKFSFMGAAWATFISYALMAAVMLAFSRKLYPVPYDFSRAGQALMCAGALWLAQYAAAGVFCDMPARILISKAVLAALLPILLWMNGYFKK from the coding sequence ATGCGTATAAGGGACTTGGGAAAGGAATCGGCCATATACGGCCTTTCCACCGTGCTGGCGCGGCTGCTGAATTTTTTCCTGCTGCCCGTCTACACCCGCGCCTTCGCGCCGGAGCAGCACGGCGTGGTGGCGGCGGTTTATTCCTATGTGGCCTTTCTGGGCGTCATATTCCAGTTCGGGATGGACCAGGCGTACATGCGCCTGTCCGTCAACCGCGAAAACGACGAGAAAACGGTATTTTCCACCGCGTTTTGGCCGGTGATAGCGGCCTCGGCGGCGCTGGCCGCGCTGCTGTGCGTGCTGCGCGGGCCCGCCGCGGTTATAGGTGGAATTGGCGGGCGGTATTCCGAGCTGGTGGCCTATGCCGCCATAGTGCTGGCCATGGACGCGGCGATGTGCGTGCCTTTCGCCAAGCTGCGCATGGAACACAGAGCGCTGCGCTACGCCTCCATACGCGCGGCCAACATAGCGGTGAACCTGGCGGCAACCGTGATACTGCTGCTCAAGCTGAAAACCGGGCCGGAAGGCGCGCTGATGGCGTCTGTGGCGGCGTCTGCGGCGTCGCTTGTGCTGCTGACGCCGGTCATCACGCAATCGCTGCGGTGGCGGTTCTCAAAAGAGGTTTTCCGGGAAATGCTGGCTTTTTCCTGGCCGCTGGTGCCGGCGGGGCTGGCGGCTATGGCCGTGCAGGTCATAGACAGGCCGATACTGCTTTTCCTCACCAACCAGTCCACCGTGGGCATTTATCAGGCGGGCTACAGGCTGGGGATATTCATGATGCTGGTTGTAAGCATGTTTGACCAGGCCTGGCGGCCGTTTTTTCTGGAACATGCCGGCAAGCCGGGCGCGCCGGAGGTATTCGCGCGGGTGTTCAATTATTTCGCGGCCTTCGGGGCTTTTGTGGTGCTGGCGCTGTCGTTTTTTATAGGCGACATCGTGCGGCTGGATATCGGCGGCTGGCATTTGATAGACCCGCGCTACTGGGGCGGGCTGCCGGTAGTGCCGGTGGTGCTGGCGGGGTATTTGTTTTACGGGTTCTATGTAAATTTCCTCGCCGGGCCGGTCATCGCCAAGAAAACCAAGATAATCGCCTGGACCACGGCGGTCGGCGCGTTGTCCAATATCGCGGCCAATCTGCTGCTGATACCGAAATTTTCTTTCATGGGCGCGGCCTGGGCGACGTTTATCAGCTATGCGCTGATGGCGGCTGTGATGCTGGCCTTCTCGCGCAAACTTTACCCGGTGCCTTATGATTTTTCGCGCGCGGGGCAGGCGCTGATGTGCGCCGGCGCGCTGTGGCTGGCGCAGTATGCCGCCGCCGGGGTTTTCTGCGACATGCCTGCCAGGATACTGATTTCCAAGGCGGTCCTCGCCGCGCTGTTGCCGATACTGCTCTGGATGAACGGGTATTTCAAAAAATAA
- a CDS encoding recombinase family protein: protein MKAALYARVSSQGQADKDLSIPAQLKALREYALKKGGSIIAEFIDEAESARSADRPKFQEMIYAAKQKICPFDTILVWKFSRFARNREDSILYKKLLRKHGVDVVSINEPIDDTPSGHLMEAMLEAVDEFYSLNLSSDTIRGMRENAARGFCNGGAAPYGYKRLKVMVNGNEKAKLDIEPAEASVVRRMFEMAIKGLGTKEITKVLNSEGAKTRAGFPWSKTVIHYMLTNETYTGAVIFNRYAKHEEVRRKKPEDKLIRVENAHPAIVDKETFNKVVALMKSRAPQIMHPREAGSDYLLSGMVYCGKCGAKLIGSAAKSSKFFYYACQNYLKRGKSVCDCGFVPRKKLEDAVIAKIRERVVTKENLGKLVQDINEELLASKGGLRDRIAEKDLQIVDANKRLQKLYNALETGHVKVEDLAPRIKQLREQLKALEGMKAALNAEYAKETINVSDKELKDYSDELCGFLEKSSITETKSFLSNWVQRIELDTPGGGHIKYKLPLAPNAKRAEVLSLQIHGSGTRIRT from the coding sequence ATGAAAGCGGCGTTATACGCAAGAGTATCTTCGCAAGGCCAGGCGGACAAGGACCTCTCAATCCCCGCCCAGTTGAAGGCATTGCGCGAATATGCGCTCAAAAAAGGCGGCAGCATCATTGCTGAATTTATAGACGAGGCCGAATCCGCGCGCTCTGCCGACCGCCCCAAGTTTCAGGAGATGATTTACGCCGCTAAACAGAAAATCTGTCCCTTTGACACCATTTTGGTCTGGAAATTCTCCCGTTTCGCACGAAACCGCGAAGACTCAATCCTTTACAAGAAGCTGCTTCGCAAGCATGGTGTGGACGTCGTTTCCATCAATGAACCGATAGATGATACGCCGTCCGGCCACCTGATGGAAGCCATGCTGGAAGCGGTTGACGAATTTTACTCGCTCAATCTTTCAAGCGATACGATACGCGGCATGCGCGAGAACGCCGCACGCGGCTTCTGCAACGGCGGAGCCGCCCCTTACGGCTACAAACGCCTCAAGGTCATGGTCAATGGAAACGAGAAGGCCAAACTGGACATAGAACCGGCGGAGGCATCCGTTGTGCGCAGGATGTTTGAAATGGCTATAAAAGGCTTGGGCACCAAGGAAATCACCAAAGTTTTGAATAGCGAAGGCGCAAAAACGCGGGCCGGGTTCCCGTGGAGCAAGACCGTCATCCATTATATGCTGACCAATGAAACCTATACCGGCGCGGTGATATTCAACCGTTACGCCAAGCACGAGGAAGTCCGCCGCAAAAAGCCGGAGGACAAGCTGATTCGCGTGGAAAACGCGCATCCGGCGATTGTGGACAAGGAAACTTTTAACAAGGTGGTGGCACTTATGAAATCACGGGCTCCGCAAATTATGCATCCGCGCGAAGCTGGCAGCGATTACCTCCTGTCCGGGATGGTTTATTGCGGCAAATGCGGCGCGAAGCTAATCGGCAGCGCGGCGAAATCCAGCAAATTTTTCTACTACGCCTGCCAGAATTACCTCAAACGCGGCAAATCCGTGTGTGATTGCGGCTTTGTGCCGCGCAAGAAACTGGAGGACGCGGTAATAGCCAAAATACGCGAACGGGTTGTAACCAAAGAAAATCTTGGCAAGCTGGTGCAGGATATAAACGAGGAGTTGCTGGCCTCAAAAGGCGGACTGCGCGACCGTATAGCCGAAAAGGACCTGCAGATAGTGGATGCCAATAAGCGCCTGCAGAAGCTTTATAACGCGCTGGAAACGGGCCATGTGAAGGTCGAGGACTTGGCCCCGCGCATAAAACAACTCCGGGAGCAGCTAAAGGCCTTGGAGGGCATGAAAGCCGCGCTGAACGCGGAATACGCCAAGGAAACGATAAACGTGTCGGACAAGGAGCTTAAGGACTACTCGGACGAACTTTGCGGCTTTTTGGAGAAATCCAGCATAACCGAGACGAAATCGTTCCTCAGCAACTGGGTACAGCGCATTGAACTGGACACGCCGGGCGGAGGCCACATAAAATACAAACTGCCCTTAGCGCCGAACGCTAAAAGGGCAGAAGTTCTATCTTTGCAAATACATGGCTCCGGGACTAGGATTCGAACCTAG
- a CDS encoding D-Ala-D-Ala carboxypeptidase family metallohydrolase, with protein MNDFKLTEHFTFFELTRTGKPGFRELNRRKAMPYVAELTGLCRLILEPVRTHYGKPVIAHSGFRCYELNKAIGGSASSQHTLGQAADFEVKGVSIDDAFNWLWKESGIPFGQLIDERRGGSRWIHASTGGKREVLAFKDGKYTKLA; from the coding sequence ATGAACGACTTCAAACTGACGGAACATTTCACATTCTTTGAACTTACGCGCACCGGCAAGCCGGGGTTCCGGGAGCTTAACCGCCGAAAGGCGATGCCCTATGTCGCCGAGCTTACCGGCCTGTGCCGCCTCATCCTTGAGCCGGTGCGGACGCATTACGGCAAGCCGGTCATAGCGCATTCCGGCTTTAGGTGTTACGAGCTTAACAAGGCCATCGGCGGCAGCGCGTCAAGCCAGCATACGCTGGGACAAGCGGCGGATTTTGAGGTGAAAGGCGTGAGCATAGACGACGCGTTCAACTGGCTGTGGAAAGAATCCGGCATCCCGTTCGGACAGCTTATTGACGAACGGCGCGGCGGCTCACGGTGGATTCACGCCAGCACCGGCGGCAAGCGCGAGGTGTTGGCGTTCAAAGACGGCAAATACACGAAACTGGCGTAA
- a CDS encoding LamG-like jellyroll fold domain-containing protein: protein MWKWIVWLMVLLAPPAQAQYYGVTVSTPTGKATMTLVGQELLYPSVGGATSIILQGNGGRITANGITLKSSATVQGPLSAQSGAFTGAVNAGSVSATYGIAAATGAFSGAVNAAVVNVATNTGAGIINTYNGDVAIGGDLNIAYSPNTAVMAHMDGAEGATAIPDSVSPATFTIVNAAYLTQANKKFGSASLYMTHWNDGAHISSMPQISSQTFTIDFWVYTVGCPAWQAARAFLVLNPDWTTTGGGLDMYNAAITNALAVSHVNYNGNDFLMVSGPGCMGIASYIVWGPYNGGWHHVALVRATYAGGINLYVDGVSKLVNICTGANIDVSNGAYIGAKQTRATDTATTASAVYMDELRIDVGAARWTSNFSPPNAAYYQGADLGRLIIGSPAVPNARLHINNTGAGRAVQVDASNGDIALNAGNGVLIGNSQYAPAAALDIRPAGTFPYLLVVSTDTAGTSPAMSVSTAGRVAFSNTITEAYGIAAATGAFSGAVTAASFAGAGGALTSLNAANLASGTIPDARLSANVPLLSASQAFTGVNTFTKTITETYGISASTIAITGTGVFGGATFYGAKTHIQLQGLACAALPCMAIATDAPYEVFLATGTAAGQWQGQTGGGGP from the coding sequence ATGTGGAAATGGATAGTGTGGCTGATGGTATTGCTTGCGCCCCCGGCGCAGGCGCAGTATTACGGCGTAACCGTGTCCACGCCGACGGGCAAAGCGACGATGACGCTCGTCGGGCAGGAACTTCTGTACCCGTCCGTGGGCGGCGCGACGTCAATCATACTGCAAGGCAATGGCGGGCGGATAACCGCAAACGGCATCACGCTCAAGTCTTCGGCGACGGTGCAGGGGCCGCTGTCGGCGCAAAGCGGCGCGTTCACGGGCGCGGTAAACGCGGGCAGCGTGTCGGCGACTTACGGCATAGCGGCGGCGACGGGCGCGTTTTCAGGCGCGGTGAACGCCGCCGTCGTCAATGTCGCCACCAACACAGGCGCGGGTATCATAAACACCTACAACGGCGACGTCGCCATCGGCGGCGATTTGAACATAGCATACAGCCCCAACACGGCGGTCATGGCTCACATGGACGGCGCGGAGGGCGCGACGGCTATCCCCGATTCGGTCTCGCCCGCAACATTCACTATCGTCAACGCGGCATACCTGACGCAGGCCAACAAAAAGTTCGGCTCCGCGTCGCTTTATATGACGCATTGGAACGACGGCGCGCATATATCGTCCATGCCGCAAATCAGCTCGCAGACATTCACGATAGACTTTTGGGTCTACACCGTTGGTTGCCCGGCATGGCAGGCCGCGCGCGCGTTCCTCGTGCTGAACCCGGACTGGACGACGACCGGCGGCGGATTGGACATGTATAACGCGGCGATAACGAACGCGCTGGCGGTGTCGCATGTGAACTACAACGGCAACGATTTCCTGATGGTGTCCGGCCCCGGCTGCATGGGCATCGCGTCTTATATCGTCTGGGGACCGTATAACGGCGGCTGGCATCATGTCGCGCTGGTGCGGGCGACTTACGCGGGCGGAATCAACCTGTATGTTGACGGGGTGTCAAAACTGGTCAATATCTGCACGGGCGCAAACATAGACGTGTCCAACGGCGCGTATATCGGCGCAAAGCAGACCCGCGCGACGGATACCGCCACGACCGCCAGCGCGGTCTATATGGACGAGCTGCGCATAGATGTCGGCGCGGCGCGGTGGACATCGAACTTCTCGCCGCCGAACGCGGCATATTATCAGGGCGCGGACTTGGGCCGGCTCATCATCGGCAGCCCCGCCGTCCCCAACGCGCGGTTGCATATCAACAACACCGGCGCAGGCCGGGCGGTGCAGGTGGACGCGTCAAACGGCGACATCGCGCTAAACGCCGGAAACGGGGTATTGATAGGCAACAGCCAGTACGCCCCCGCCGCCGCGCTGGACATACGCCCCGCCGGGACATTCCCGTACTTGCTTGTCGTTTCAACTGATACGGCAGGAACCTCGCCCGCCATGTCAGTATCCACCGCCGGACGGGTGGCGTTTTCAAACACCATCACCGAAGCCTACGGAATCGCCGCCGCGACGGGTGCGTTTTCAGGCGCGGTAACCGCCGCCAGCTTTGCCGGAGCGGGCGGCGCGCTAACCAGCCTGAACGCCGCCAACCTCGCCAGCGGCACAATCCCCGACGCAAGATTAAGCGCGAATGTGCCGCTATTAAGCGCCAGCCAGGCATTCACCGGCGTAAACACGTTCACGAAAACCATCACGGAAACCTACGGCATCAGCGCGTCAACGATAGCCATCACCGGAACCGGGGTGTTCGGCGGCGCGACATTCTACGGCGCAAAAACGCATATCCAGCTGCAGGGGTTGGCCTGCGCCGCATTGCCGTGCATGGCCATAGCGACGGATGCGCCGTATGAGGTGTTCCTTGCGACAGGAACAGCCGCCGGTCAATGGCAAGGCCAAACCGGCGGAGGAGGGCCGTGA
- a CDS encoding phage tail tape measure protein: protein MATIGNLIVNLTARTASFEEGLAKAEKTLARTGRRFTALGKEITYGLSLPFAGAALSAVKFATQFDDSLDKIVAIIGVSREQVDSWRGDLMTLATQTGRGPKELADALYFVAQSGLRGADALEAVKASAMASAAGMGDTKTVADAVTSALNAYGPANLSAATAAGMLVATVRNGKMQLDELAPVIGKLLPVSAQLGVSFGEVSGAVAAMSRLGMGARQTVAALRGVFLTLLKPTQQMRDGLALVGLSAEGLRSELRERGLLAVLQTLKACFGDNEIALANVFPEAEGFVGLLNLIGKNGEVARAVIADVAKATGQDLKTAFNIADKDASQQFAKALATLQVALIQLGDIALPTVVKLTQMLTSAAQKAAAFIGGLDAGTRNWLITVSMIIAALGPAIWGLGLFVSAVSGFAPVLGWIVAAFKLIVTAIGALSGPVGIIAVALIAVGLIVIDKWSSIVKTWDSLMLTFREVCRGYMDDVLVIADFFVRFFSDKFQALKDYFKNWVRDFMTVAEYLRMDGAVAAIRQFVDDTAGALGNSQISQSLKGVANDVKKWGSIIGETALNTGKDIAESVANGYGKAQDFVGGKLAAVKSVFSGGISAPTLNMPAAPQIPNIGADAAQDASAFSVAWTSALRETAAAGVNWKTEMTGAMSSFESSFAGGFWKALDTARGVFGAIKNLADNLFQAILKAFEELIAKLAAKMALYGILNLFTGGAFGGLTGGLGKFLGFAEGGLVPGMKGQPVAAIVHGGEYVLSLREMAAMGSVSTGGALAAVGGGGVNISLNAPITINGGMGSQTDVRAVCEQITTAIKQGVSWGVENAKAAYKIGAKHDGEAM, encoded by the coding sequence ATGGCGACAATCGGCAACCTGATAGTGAACCTGACGGCGCGGACAGCCAGCTTTGAGGAAGGCCTCGCCAAAGCTGAAAAGACGCTCGCCCGCACGGGGCGCAGGTTTACCGCGCTCGGCAAGGAAATCACTTACGGGTTGTCGCTGCCGTTCGCCGGGGCCGCGCTATCCGCTGTAAAATTCGCCACACAGTTCGACGACAGTCTGGACAAAATCGTCGCGATTATCGGCGTGAGCCGCGAACAGGTGGATTCATGGCGCGGCGACCTTATGACGCTTGCGACACAAACCGGCAGAGGCCCGAAGGAACTGGCCGACGCGCTGTATTTTGTCGCGCAGTCCGGGTTACGCGGCGCGGATGCGCTGGAGGCGGTGAAAGCGTCGGCGATGGCGTCGGCGGCGGGGATGGGCGACACCAAAACCGTCGCCGACGCGGTAACTTCCGCCCTGAACGCCTACGGTCCCGCGAATTTGAGCGCAGCAACGGCGGCGGGCATGCTGGTCGCCACAGTCCGCAACGGAAAAATGCAACTGGACGAGCTTGCGCCGGTTATCGGGAAGCTGCTGCCAGTGTCGGCGCAACTGGGCGTGTCGTTCGGCGAGGTATCCGGCGCGGTGGCGGCGATGTCGCGGCTCGGCATGGGCGCGAGGCAGACGGTGGCCGCGCTTCGCGGTGTGTTCCTGACTTTGCTGAAACCGACGCAGCAAATGCGCGACGGGCTTGCGCTTGTCGGACTTTCGGCGGAGGGGTTGCGCTCGGAACTGCGGGAACGCGGTTTGCTGGCGGTCTTGCAGACGCTGAAAGCGTGCTTCGGCGACAACGAAATCGCGCTGGCAAACGTGTTCCCCGAAGCGGAGGGTTTTGTCGGACTTCTGAACCTCATCGGCAAGAACGGCGAGGTCGCGCGGGCGGTCATCGCCGATGTGGCGAAAGCGACGGGGCAAGACCTGAAAACCGCGTTCAACATCGCCGACAAAGACGCGAGCCAACAGTTCGCCAAAGCGTTGGCGACATTGCAGGTCGCGTTAATCCAACTCGGCGACATCGCTTTGCCGACGGTCGTAAAGCTGACGCAAATGCTGACCTCGGCGGCGCAAAAAGCGGCGGCGTTTATTGGCGGACTGGACGCTGGTACGCGCAACTGGCTGATAACGGTGTCCATGATTATCGCGGCTTTAGGCCCCGCCATCTGGGGATTGGGACTGTTCGTGTCGGCGGTGAGTGGGTTTGCGCCGGTGTTGGGCTGGATTGTCGCGGCGTTCAAGTTGATTGTCACGGCAATCGGGGCATTGTCTGGGCCGGTTGGCATTATCGCGGTCGCATTGATTGCTGTCGGACTGATTGTCATAGACAAATGGTCGTCCATCGTCAAAACATGGGACAGCCTGATGCTGACATTCCGCGAAGTATGCCGGGGTTACATGGACGATGTTCTGGTCATCGCGGACTTCTTCGTCCGGTTTTTCAGCGATAAATTCCAAGCCCTGAAGGACTATTTCAAGAACTGGGTGCGGGATTTTATGACGGTGGCCGAGTATCTGCGCATGGACGGCGCGGTCGCGGCTATCAGGCAATTCGTGGACGATACCGCCGGAGCGTTGGGCAACTCGCAAATCAGCCAATCACTTAAAGGTGTGGCGAACGATGTAAAGAAATGGGGCAGCATAATCGGCGAAACTGCGTTGAACACCGGCAAGGATATCGCCGAAAGCGTGGCGAACGGTTACGGCAAAGCGCAGGATTTTGTCGGTGGCAAACTGGCGGCGGTGAAAAGCGTGTTTTCCGGCGGCATTTCCGCGCCTACGCTGAACATGCCCGCCGCGCCTCAAATCCCGAATATCGGGGCGGATGCGGCGCAAGACGCCTCGGCGTTCAGCGTCGCGTGGACGAGCGCGCTACGCGAGACAGCCGCCGCCGGGGTTAACTGGAAAACCGAGATGACCGGCGCGATGAGCAGCTTTGAAAGCTCGTTTGCGGGAGGGTTCTGGAAGGCGTTGGACACCGCGCGCGGCGTGTTCGGCGCGATTAAAAATCTGGCCGACAACCTTTTTCAGGCGATACTGAAAGCGTTTGAGGAGCTTATCGCAAAACTTGCCGCCAAGATGGCGCTGTACGGGATACTGAACCTGTTCACCGGCGGCGCGTTCGGCGGGCTGACCGGCGGGCTGGGCAAGTTTCTGGGGTTTGCCGAGGGCGGGTTGGTCCCCGGCATGAAAGGCCAGCCGGTTGCGGCCATCGTCCACGGCGGCGAGTATGTATTGAGCCTGCGCGAGATGGCAGCGATGGGTTCGGTCAGCACCGGCGGCGCGCTCGCGGCTGTCGGCGGAGGCGGCGTCAATATTTCGCTCAACGCGCCCATAACAATCAACGGCGGCATGGGTTCGCAAACTGATGTGCGCGCGGTGTGCGAGCAAATCACGACCGCTATAAAGCAGGGCGTTTCGTGGGGCGTCGAGAACGCCAAAGCCGCCTACAAAATCGGCGCGAAACACGACGGGGAGGCAATGTGA
- a CDS encoding DUF4035 domain-containing protein has protein sequence MTVGELLGRISSRELTEWQAYYGIEPFGEERADLRAGIIAATGANVFRGKGIKPYKPQDFMPKFGGETQDWRQMLAKVRIINAALGGKYGDNRQPDSEPDGADSQL, from the coding sequence ATGACGGTGGGCGAGCTGTTGGGCCGCATCAGCTCGCGCGAACTGACCGAATGGCAGGCGTATTACGGCATCGAGCCGTTCGGCGAGGAACGGGCGGATTTGCGGGCGGGCATAATAGCGGCGACGGGCGCGAATGTGTTTCGCGGCAAGGGAATAAAGCCGTACAAACCGCAGGACTTCATGCCGAAGTTCGGCGGTGAAACGCAAGACTGGCGGCAGATGTTGGCGAAAGTGCGGATAATAAACGCGGCATTAGGCGGAAAATATGGCGACAATCGGCAACCTGATAGTGAACCTGACGGCGCGGACAGCCAGCTTTGA
- a CDS encoding phage tail tube protein has translation MSEAISGFGTKLKMGDGASPEVFSDIAAVSKVGGPGVSLDTIDVTADDSPGGYKEYAAGLLDAGEIKLELNFLPANASQTGLLTALTSRAAKNFKLVFPDTANTTWSFSAFVTNFEPDAPVDGKLAASVTLKITGQPTLA, from the coding sequence ATGAGCGAAGCGATAAGCGGTTTCGGCACGAAACTGAAAATGGGCGATGGCGCGTCGCCGGAGGTGTTTAGCGACATAGCCGCCGTGTCAAAAGTGGGCGGGCCGGGCGTCTCGCTGGACACGATAGATGTGACGGCGGATGATTCACCGGGCGGCTACAAAGAGTATGCCGCCGGGCTGCTGGACGCGGGCGAGATAAAACTGGAGCTGAACTTCCTGCCCGCCAACGCGAGCCAGACGGGACTGCTGACCGCGCTGACAAGCCGCGCGGCAAAAAACTTCAAGCTGGTGTTTCCTGACACGGCGAACACGACGTGGAGTTTTTCGGCTTTCGTCACGAACTTCGAGCCGGACGCGCCGGTAGACGGCAAGCTGGCGGCAAGCGTGACGCTGAAAATAACAGGCCAGCCGACGCTGGCGTAA